The following proteins are co-located in the Acipenser ruthenus chromosome 35, fAciRut3.2 maternal haplotype, whole genome shotgun sequence genome:
- the LOC131705309 gene encoding zona pellucida sperm-binding protein 2-like — protein sequence MVVVADFSLSCSFPTKMIDCFTNGTMAALAVKVESVPTLSPSQLTLRDPSCRPLQSDAINAVFYFNVNSCGTTRRFDNNLLTYENEVLFTSYRLRVACHYLVNDSKVVQFLYQNNPAPVVQPGLGDLAVIMQLALDSTYNDFYGAQDYPVVKYLRTPLYFEVELLYSRDSQAELFLENCWATYSADRNSSPKWDVVVDSCENSADEYLTIFHPVSSNARVLFPSHLKRFEVKMFSFTSGRDALKGQIYFHCSVVICDSNWPSDSLCSRRCIPGKQRLGRSAEGMDGGAVKALVSSGPIELKRDGSLHFMPRSGQFNVWSLLGAAMGVCPVVVFVAGVVYFWKMPKRVY from the exons atggttgtggtggctgacttctccctgtcctgcagtttccctacaaagatgattg attgcttcaccaatggaactatggcagctcttgctgtgaaagtggaatctgtccccaccttgtctccaagtcaactaactctgagggatccaagttgccggcctcttcagtctgatgctatcaatgcggttttctacttcaatgtcaactcctgtggcacaactagaagg tttgacaacaacctcctgacttatgagaatgaagtgctgttcacatcttaccg gttgagagttgcctgtcactatctggtcaatgacagcaaggtagtacagttcttgtaccagaataatcctgcacctgtagtccagcctggcttgggtGACCTTGCGGTCATCATGCAGCTTGCATTGG attcaacctacaacgacttctatggagctcaggattaccctgttgtgaagtacttgcgaacacccttgtattttgaggtagagctcctgtacagcagggattcacaggctgaattgtttttggagaactgctgggcaacctattctgctgacaggaatagctctccaaagtgggatgttgttgtggacag ctgtgagaactctgcagatgagtacttgaccatctttcacccagtctccagcaatgcaagagtgctgttcccttcccatctgaagaggtttgaagtgaaaatgttttccttcacaagcggccgggatgcactgaaaggacag atttacttccactgcagtgttgtgatatgtgattcaaactggccatcagacagcctctgtagcagacggtgcattccagggaaacagaggcttg gtcgcagtgctgaagggatggatggtggtgcagtaaaggcattggtgtcttctggcccaattgagctgaagagagatggatcccttcactttatgcctagaagcg gccaattcaatgtgtggtcccttctgggagctgcaatgggtgtgtgtccagtggttgtctttgtagctggagttgtatatttttggaaaatgcccaaacgtgtgtattga
- the LOC131705321 gene encoding histone H1-like, translating into MAETAPAPAAPAPAKAPKKKSAAKPKKSGPSVSELIVKAVSASKERSGLSVAALKKILQAGGYDVEKNNSLVNRALKSMVTKETLLQTKGTGASGSFKLNKKAAEAKEKAAKKKAAPKKPAAKKAVVKKTTKNVSAKKAATPKKTPTKAKKPKAVKKAPKSPKKAAAKPKKVVKKSPKKAKAAPKPKKVTKAAKPAAKKAAPKKK; encoded by the coding sequence ATGGCAGAAACTGCTCCAGCACCAGCCGCTCCTGCTCCGGCTAAAGCTCCCAAGAAGAAAAGCGCAGCAAAGCCCAAGAAATCGGGTCCCAGCGTGTCGGAGCTCATCGTCAAGGCTGTGTCTGCCTCCAAGGAGCGCAGCGGGCTGTCTGTGGCGGCGCTCAAGAAGATCCTGCAGGCCGGCGGCTATGATGTGGAGAAGAACAACTCCCTCGTCAATAGAGCCCTCAAGAGCATGGTGACCAAGGAGACCCTGCTACAGACCAAGGGCACCGGCGCCTCGGGCTCCTTCAAGCTCAACAAAAAAGCAGCTGAAGCCAAGGAGAAGGCGGCCAAGAAGAAGGCAGCTCCAAAGAAACCAGCGGCAAAGAAAGCGGTTGTCAAGAAAACAACGAAAAATGTTTCGGCAAAGAAAGCAGCGACACCCAAGAAGACTCCTACAAAAGCGAAGAAACCGAAAGCTGTAAAGAAAGCGCccaagagcccgaagaaagcggctgccaagcctaaaaaggtcgtgaagaagagcccgaagaaagcgaaGGCAGCGCCTAAACCTAAAAAGGTGACCAAGGCAGCTAAACCCGCAGCGAAGAAGGCGGCTCCTAAAAAGAAGTGA